The genomic interval CTTCGTTGAATTGGGAATTCAGTCTCTCAAAGAGGAGACGGGACGACTAGGGTTTATTACTTCCCGGTACTTCCGTCGTTCTCCAAGTGGCCAAAAACTTCGCCGGCTGATAGCTCCAGGGCTTCGCATCTTTGTCGACTTCACAGACATCCCAGTTTTTGAGGACCACAGCGTACACAGTTCCATATTACTCTATGCGAAGTCAAGCAACGACGGTGTGTTTCTTGAAGCGACTTACACTCCTCACCAGCTTAAGCAAATAGGCGATGCTCCATACCAAGATACACTCCGTGCGTGGCTAGCAACGAACAAAGGGTTTGTTCTTCGAGGCCAAGCCTTGTTTGTAGAGTCACGACCGCTAGAATTGGACCAAAGGTCAATCTGCCGACTTGGTGACTTAGTTACTATCCGGGCTGGGATGCAAAGCGGACGAGATAAGGTCTTCGTTGGCCGGATTGAAATGGGACCGAGTGGTTTTGTCGGGCGATTGCCGGATGGTGCTCTGGTTCCACTGGAGCGCGAAATTGTCCATGTCTTTGTGAAGAATAGCGACATCGAGCGATATGTCCATGTGCCAAAGCGTTACTGCCTGTATGTTCCAAATGGTTTGACCGAGAAGCAAGTACTAGAACGTTTTCCAGGTGCCCACACGTTCCTCAGTGCATACAAGGATGAGTTGATGGCGCGGCGCAGCACGTTCAAGGTAGTTACGGAGGACAACTGGTGGGAATGGATGAATTCCACTGACGTGCATCTACAACCAGCGAAGCTTATCACTCCGTATCGGGCTTCCGAGAATCGATTTTCGTTGGATACTGAGCTGATGCTCGGCAGCATTGACGTTACCGTGCTAGCACTGAAAAGTACGACCGATGTCAGTCTGAACTATATCCTGGGTCTACTGAACTCTCGCCTATGCCAGCATACATACCATTCCTATGCCAAGCAATTGGGTGGTGGAATCTACGATTACTATCCTAAGAATCTGAGTAAAGTCCCCATTCGCCGCATCGCCTTCACCACGCCGGAGGAGGAGCGGCGGGCGCTGGTGGAGGAGGGGAAGGGGCTGGTGGAAGCGGCCCTCACCCCCGCCCTCGCTGCGCTCGGGCGCCCCCTCTCCCAAACTTGGGAGAGGAGGACAGGGGGTGAGGGCTATGCCGCCTTCCTGGCCTCGCCCCTCGGCCGCTGGCTCGACGCCCGACTCACTGCCGACCCCGAGCAGGCCGACGTGGTCCACGACCTGCTGGCCTACCTGGCCGAGCAGATGATCGAGATGCACAAGGAGAAGCAGGACGAGGCCAGGGGCTTCCTGGACTGGCTGGCGGGCTACACGGGCCTGCCCATCGAGGATTGGAGACTCAAGACCAACCTGAGAGGATACTACCAGCACGACTGGGCGGAGATGCAACGCCTGTTGGACGCCAACCGCCGCCAGATCAAGAAGGTGGATGTGGTGGGACGAGAGGCATCAGAGCGAATCAAAGGGGAGTGGGAGGTGTCCACGGCCAAACTGCGGCCCCTGCTGGCCCGCATCGCCGCCACCGACCGGCTGATTGACCTGATCGTGTACCGCCTATATGGGCTGACGGAGGGTGAGGTGGCGGTAGTGGAGGGGTTGCAAACGGACGCGGAAACGGACAAACGGATGTAGGACAAATTGTCAATTTGTCCTACTATCGTAATCTATGACGGAAGCACAAAGGAGAGCACTCAACTGAAAGCGGGCTAAGGAGCCCGGTTTACCGGGCTTGGATGATCTTAGCCCGACGTTTTAACGTCGGGCGGAGCCAAGGATGGACGATGGAAGCGATTTCTTGCGGTGTAGTGATGGACGGACAGTAGGCGCTGATGGTCGAACGGTTCAAACTCACGGTCTGGGGCGGGAGCGGTGTCGCCACGCCCGAACTCATAGATGCGCTACGCCACGAGATGGGCGACCTGGCCATAGACGTCGTGTTGTGGGGGCGCAACCCGGAGAAACTGGAACTGGTCGGTGGCGTCTGCCGGCGCATGGCGGAGGCCAGCGGCCGGGACCTGGGCGTGACTTGGACCACCAACCCGGACGAGGCGGTCGAGGGCGCTCACTACGTGCTGAACCAGATCCGCGTGGGTGGGATGAGTGGGCGCGCTTTCGACGAGACCTTCCCCCGCGATTTCGGCATCCCCGGCGAAGAGACCGTTGGCCCCGGGGGCTTCAGCAACGCCCTGCGGACCATACCGGTGGTGCTGAAACATTGTCGCCATTTGGAGCAGGTGGCCCCCCAGGCTATCCTCCTAAATCTCACCAATCCCAGCAGCCTCGTCCAATATGCGATCACCCGCTACAGCAAAGTACACGTCCTCGGTCTCTGCGACGCTCCCGTTACCCTGATGAGGGGCATCGCCGAACTGCTGGGCGTGCCCTATGAGGAGTGCTCCTTCGATTACTTCGGCATGCACCACTTCGGCTGGGTTACCGGCGTGTGGTGGAATGGACAGGACCTGATGCCCAGGGCACTGGAGCGCATCGAGGACCTGCCGAAACTGGAGG from Chloroflexota bacterium carries:
- a CDS encoding Eco57I restriction-modification methylase domain-containing protein, which produces YGVDLNPMAVELAKLSLWLDSFTVGAPLSFLDHHLKVGNSLIGARVQEVRAELEKTAAGQYDMFGGPFAGLLTATELMRGVGLRTDATFDEVQESAGLYADFERAILPYKRVLDLWVSRYFGNKHADEFLRLYGTKALRAVMNEGQGLSPEYRQAVQTARQLWKEKRFFHWDLEFPEVFIDLERSDWKTNPGFDVVVGNPPYYGFKIWGSDKCFLIYVQHRYEVYDWHADIFYYFVELGIQSLKEETGRLGFITSRYFRRSPSGQKLRRLIAPGLRIFVDFTDIPVFEDHSVHSSILLYAKSSNDGVFLEATYTPHQLKQIGDAPYQDTLRAWLATNKGFVLRGQALFVESRPLELDQRSICRLGDLVTIRAGMQSGRDKVFVGRIEMGPSGFVGRLPDGALVPLEREIVHVFVKNSDIERYVHVPKRYCLYVPNGLTEKQVLERFPGAHTFLSAYKDELMARRSTFKVVTEDNWWEWMNSTDVHLQPAKLITPYRASENRFSLDTELMLGSIDVTVLALKSTTDVSLNYILGLLNSRLCQHTYHSYAKQLGGGIYDYYPKNLSKVPIRRIAFTTPEEERRALVEEGKGLVEAALTPALAALGRPLSQTWERRTGGEGYAAFLASPLGRWLDARLTADPEQADVVHDLLAYLAEQMIEMHKEKQDEARGFLDWLAGYTGLPIEDWRLKTNLRGYYQHDWAEMQRLLDANRRQIKKVDVVGREASERIKGEWEVSTAKLRPLLARIAATDRLIDLIVYRLYGLTEGEVAVVEGLQTDAETDKRM